A stretch of Citrobacter amalonaticus Y19 DNA encodes these proteins:
- a CDS encoding thioredoxin family protein, whose protein sequence is MKNIKVLGPGCANCKTTARLIDEVAKEFGAEVDLEKVEDIKAIISFGVLSTPGVVVDGQLVHSGGIPSKDKIKQWFLQS, encoded by the coding sequence ATGAAAAACATTAAAGTGCTTGGCCCTGGTTGTGCTAATTGCAAAACCACAGCCAGATTGATCGATGAAGTTGCCAAAGAATTTGGGGCCGAAGTTGATCTGGAAAAAGTTGAAGACATTAAAGCGATCATTAGCTTCGGCGTGTTATCAACGCCTGGCGTTGTTGTTGATGGTCAACTTGTTCATTCTGGCGGTATTCCGTCAAAAGATAAAATTAAACAATGGTTCTTACAATCATAG